In Zingiber officinale cultivar Zhangliang chromosome 11B, Zo_v1.1, whole genome shotgun sequence, a single window of DNA contains:
- the LOC122035150 gene encoding MA3 DOMAIN-CONTAINING TRANSLATION REGULATORY FACTOR 4-like: protein MASKEEKTADGEGVADGSSSPTASANRGLDDDQRHGDEKLRKYEKAASLKIEQYFLLNDIPRLIRGLEDLAAPEYNIFFIKKLITLAVQWRNQTDATSRFIARAVKEDVLSPIDLEICNEFPENSIESEIVSKACALVSAAHASEAMHSVGAAFWLVVYFYFE from the exons ATGGCCTCAAAAGAAGAGAAGACGGCGGATGGCGAGGGCGTAGCAGACGGTTCTAGTTCTCCGACGGCCAGTGCGAATAGAG GTTTAGACGATGATCAAAGGCACGGAGATGAGAAATTAAGGAAATACGAAAAAGCTGCTTCCTTGAAAATTGAGCAATACTTCCTCTTAAATGATATTCCACGACTTATTAGAGGACTTGAAGACCTGGCTGCACCCGAGtataatattttctttattaAGAAATTAATCACACTCGCCGTGCAATGGAGGAACCAAACGGATGCCACATCGCGATTTATCGCAAGGGCTGTGAAAGAAGATGTTTTATCACCGATTGATTTAGAGATATGTAACGAGTTCCCTGAGAATTCTATTGAAAGTGAAATTGTATCCAAGGCTTGCGCACTTGTATCAGCTGCACATGCCTCAGAGGCAATGCATTCGGTAGGTGCCGCATTTTGGTtggttgtttatttttattttgaataa